A single region of the Pseudomonas solani genome encodes:
- a CDS encoding 5'-nucleotidase, lipoprotein e(P4) family has translation MRIPALPCIALLAALLGGCQQHPPANDQLDAVLWTQTSIEHDLLFRQVYANATRQLDKALADPAWDALAGTPRNLQGLPPALIVDIDETLLDNVPLNARAILADAPYDYAQWYQWVDRAEAPALPGALAFMQAAAQRGITPYYLTNREPGQEQATLANLRRAGFPIDGTAQILTAGTAIGGCADAGSDKTCRRNWVGSQARVLMLVGDSFGDFISAKGSQAEQQQAAAPYLGWLGERWFLLPNPTYGHWYSAPYQGREDLPDAQKRALKHQALKPQY, from the coding sequence ATGCGCATTCCCGCCCTGCCCTGCATCGCCCTGCTCGCCGCCCTGCTGGGCGGCTGCCAGCAGCACCCGCCGGCCAACGACCAGCTGGACGCGGTGCTCTGGACCCAGACCTCCATCGAGCACGACCTGCTGTTCCGCCAGGTCTACGCCAACGCCACCCGCCAGCTGGACAAGGCCCTGGCCGACCCCGCCTGGGACGCCCTCGCCGGCACCCCGCGCAACCTCCAGGGGCTGCCACCGGCGCTGATCGTCGACATCGACGAGACCCTGCTCGACAACGTGCCGCTGAACGCCCGCGCCATCCTCGCCGACGCCCCCTACGACTATGCCCAGTGGTACCAGTGGGTGGACCGTGCCGAAGCCCCAGCCCTGCCCGGTGCCTTGGCCTTCATGCAGGCGGCGGCCCAGCGCGGCATCACCCCCTACTACCTGACCAACCGCGAGCCCGGGCAGGAGCAGGCCACCCTGGCCAACCTCCGGCGCGCCGGCTTCCCCATCGACGGCACCGCGCAGATCCTCACCGCCGGCACCGCCATCGGCGGCTGCGCCGACGCGGGTTCGGACAAGACCTGCCGGCGCAACTGGGTCGGCAGCCAGGCCCGCGTACTGATGCTGGTGGGCGACAGCTTCGGCGACTTCATCAGTGCCAAGGGCAGCCAGGCCGAGCAGCAGCAAGCCGCCGCGCCCTACCTCGGCTGGCTCGGCGAGCGCTGGTTCCTGCTGCCCAACCCCACCTACGGCCATTGGTACAGCGCCCCCTACCAGGGCCGCGAAGACCTGCCGGACGCCCAGAAGCGCGCCCTCAAGCACCAGGCGCTGAAACCGCAGTACTGA
- a CDS encoding TonB-dependent siderophore receptor, whose translation MVPSLFLQHRHGFALALLALSLSPSLAQAADTVTLDAVTVHGDEGDGYQAKSASVGGFDDAPLLDTPASVSVFTEQLIKDRQAKLLSEVLRNDASVGDSYAPIGYYENFVIRGFSLNAASSYKINGRTITGEQNVALENKQRVEVLKGLSGLQSGVSEPGGLVNYVTKRPEDVRSVTLATNEEGERYIATDVGAWLDAEQRFGLRANFAHEDIRSYVDNSDGTRDFVSLAADWNISDAALLQLDAEYQTREQRSVPGYQLLGGNVVPSGIDPKDRLADQSWSKPVGIDSLNLTGRFEYLFNDVWTGSLSAARSRVVIDDYSSFAWGCYGSASCASSAVPNYFSPEGDYDVYDFRNPGDTRRNDELQAALAGRFDSGPFSHELTVGTSAFRRLLDRRKSTNEWVGTGNIHQPTPAFDPTDVPLGHTYRRLDSRQYGLFATDRVSYGEHWQAVIGGRQVRLDEEAFDKNGDTTRHTERWEFLPNAALIYKPRADISLYGSYSKGLALGGEAPWFATNADEILAPTTSRQLELGIKRDWQRLSLTAALFQITKAYQYSRPNGDQTFTYVQQGEQKNVGLELSATGWVTDHLQVSASAAAIRARVEGTATAAYEGHQAINVPTLRASLHGDYAIPGVPGLALLGGVQYSGSKYASQAGNVKVDDYAVFDIGGRYSLAIEGYETVLRLTVDNLFDARYWRDAGEYMGDGYLFQGAPRTARLSATVNF comes from the coding sequence ATGGTCCCTTCCCTGTTCCTGCAGCACCGCCACGGCTTCGCACTGGCGCTCCTGGCCCTGTCACTGAGCCCGTCCCTGGCCCAGGCCGCCGACACCGTCACCCTGGATGCCGTCACCGTGCACGGCGACGAGGGCGACGGCTACCAGGCGAAAAGCGCCTCGGTGGGCGGCTTCGACGACGCCCCACTGCTGGATACCCCCGCCTCCGTCTCGGTGTTCACCGAGCAACTGATCAAGGACCGCCAGGCCAAGCTGCTCAGCGAAGTGCTGCGCAACGACGCCTCGGTCGGCGACAGCTACGCGCCTATCGGCTACTACGAGAACTTCGTCATCCGCGGCTTCTCCCTCAACGCCGCCAGCAGCTACAAGATCAACGGCCGCACCATCACCGGCGAGCAGAACGTCGCCCTGGAGAACAAGCAGCGGGTCGAGGTGCTCAAGGGCCTCTCCGGCCTGCAGAGCGGCGTGTCCGAGCCCGGCGGGCTGGTCAACTACGTCACCAAGCGCCCGGAAGACGTGCGCTCGGTGACCCTGGCCACCAACGAGGAAGGTGAGCGCTACATCGCCACCGACGTCGGCGCCTGGCTCGACGCCGAGCAGCGCTTCGGCCTGCGCGCCAACTTCGCCCACGAGGACATCCGCTCCTACGTCGACAACTCCGACGGCACCCGCGACTTCGTCTCCCTGGCCGCCGACTGGAACATCAGCGACGCCGCCCTGCTGCAGCTGGACGCCGAATACCAGACCCGCGAACAACGCTCGGTGCCCGGCTACCAGCTGCTCGGCGGCAACGTGGTGCCCAGCGGCATCGACCCCAAGGACCGCCTCGCCGACCAGAGCTGGTCCAAGCCCGTGGGCATCGACTCGCTCAACCTCACCGGGCGCTTCGAGTACCTCTTCAACGACGTCTGGACCGGCAGCCTCAGCGCCGCCCGCAGCCGCGTGGTGATCGACGACTACAGCTCCTTCGCCTGGGGCTGCTACGGCTCCGCCAGCTGCGCCAGCTCCGCCGTGCCCAACTACTTCAGCCCGGAAGGCGACTACGACGTCTACGACTTCCGCAACCCCGGCGACACCCGCCGCAACGACGAGCTGCAGGCAGCCCTCGCCGGCCGCTTCGACAGCGGCCCGTTCAGCCATGAGCTGACCGTCGGCACCAGCGCCTTCCGCCGCCTGCTGGACCGCCGCAAATCCACCAACGAATGGGTCGGCACCGGCAACATCCATCAGCCCACGCCCGCCTTCGACCCCACCGACGTGCCCCTCGGCCACACCTACCGCCGCCTGGACAGCCGCCAGTACGGCCTGTTCGCCACCGACCGTGTGAGCTACGGCGAACACTGGCAGGCGGTGATCGGCGGGCGCCAGGTGCGCCTGGACGAAGAAGCCTTCGACAAGAACGGCGACACCACCCGCCACACCGAGCGCTGGGAGTTCCTGCCCAACGCCGCGCTGATCTACAAGCCGCGCGCGGACATCTCCCTCTACGGCAGCTACAGCAAGGGCCTGGCCCTGGGCGGCGAAGCGCCCTGGTTCGCCACCAACGCCGACGAAATCCTCGCGCCCACCACCTCGCGCCAGCTGGAGCTGGGCATCAAGCGTGACTGGCAGCGCCTCAGCCTCACCGCCGCGCTGTTCCAGATCACCAAGGCCTACCAGTATTCGCGCCCCAACGGCGACCAGACCTTCACCTACGTGCAGCAGGGAGAGCAGAAGAACGTCGGCCTGGAGCTGTCCGCCACCGGCTGGGTCACCGACCACCTGCAGGTCTCGGCCAGCGCTGCGGCCATCCGCGCCCGGGTCGAAGGCACCGCCACCGCCGCCTACGAAGGCCACCAGGCGATCAACGTGCCCACCCTGCGCGCCAGCCTGCATGGCGACTACGCCATCCCCGGCGTGCCCGGCCTGGCCCTGCTCGGCGGCGTGCAATACAGCGGCAGCAAATACGCCAGCCAGGCCGGCAACGTGAAGGTGGACGACTACGCCGTGTTCGATATCGGCGGGCGCTACAGCCTGGCGATCGAGGGCTACGAAACCGTGCTGCGCCTGACCGTCGACAACCTCTTCGACGCGCGTTACTGGCGCGATGCCGGCGAGTACATGGGCGACGGCTACCTGTTCCAGGGCGCCCCGCGCACCGCGCGGTTGTCCGCCACTGTCAACTTCTGA
- a CDS encoding GntR family transcriptional regulator: MPHYLRIRDQLVADLAAGLLPGDSKLPAERELAERFACTRVTLRQALQLLERDGLIYRQNRRGWYVSPPRIRYDPTGIIGFMEYVARQGREPRTECLHAERRPAGAWLAKRMGLEHPEEPVFVLQRRRWVDQRPVLLECNVVLVDWCPALLSADLDTSLTTLLRERFGRVQSRSELLMHAETMNEAQAGLLQVSPGSSSFYLERLNFGEQGQPVEFDQEFWRPDALAVVLETRYPGEPAQP; encoded by the coding sequence CTGCCGCACTACCTGCGCATCCGCGACCAGCTGGTGGCCGACCTCGCCGCCGGCCTTCTTCCCGGCGACAGCAAGCTGCCGGCGGAGCGCGAGCTGGCCGAGCGCTTCGCCTGCACCCGCGTCACCCTGCGCCAGGCCCTGCAGCTGCTGGAGCGCGACGGCCTGATCTACCGGCAGAACCGCCGTGGCTGGTACGTCAGCCCGCCGCGCATCCGCTACGACCCCACCGGCATCATCGGCTTCATGGAATACGTCGCCCGCCAGGGCCGCGAGCCACGCACCGAATGCCTGCACGCCGAGCGCCGCCCGGCCGGTGCCTGGCTGGCAAAACGCATGGGCCTGGAGCACCCCGAGGAACCGGTGTTCGTCCTCCAGCGGCGGCGCTGGGTCGACCAGCGCCCGGTGCTGCTGGAATGCAACGTGGTGCTGGTGGACTGGTGCCCGGCGCTGCTCTCCGCCGACCTCGACACCTCGCTGACCACCCTGCTGCGCGAACGCTTCGGCCGGGTGCAATCACGCAGCGAACTGCTGATGCACGCCGAAACCATGAACGAGGCCCAGGCCGGCCTGCTGCAGGTATCCCCGGGCTCCAGCAGCTTCTACCTGGAACGGCTCAACTTCGGCGAGCAGGGCCAACCGGTGGAGTTCGACCAGGAGTTCTGGCGCCCGGACGCCCTCGCCGTGGTGCTGGAAACCCGCTACCCGGGGGAGCCGGCCCAGCCATGA
- the pnuC gene encoding nicotinamide riboside transporter PnuC, with product MSTLEIVAVLINILGVWLTAQRIRWCWPVSVVAVLLYAWIFFGVKLYSDMLLQLVFALLQGYGWWRWSSGQSVAGKVRVERLPPRVARVSLLAGLLGAVLLGSLMHHFTDAAVPWVDALLTAFSLVASFWATRKYLASWGLWIVLDIAYVGLFLYKDLQLTAALYAGFVILAAYGLHAWRKDLDAQDRALPQAAGATS from the coding sequence ATGTCAACGCTGGAAATCGTCGCCGTGCTCATCAACATCCTCGGCGTCTGGCTCACCGCCCAACGCATCCGCTGGTGCTGGCCGGTGAGCGTCGTCGCGGTGCTGCTCTACGCCTGGATCTTCTTCGGCGTGAAGCTCTACTCCGACATGCTCCTGCAACTGGTCTTCGCCCTGCTGCAGGGTTACGGCTGGTGGCGCTGGAGCAGCGGCCAGAGCGTGGCCGGGAAGGTCCGCGTGGAGCGCCTGCCGCCGCGTGTGGCCCGGGTCAGCCTGCTGGCCGGCCTGCTCGGCGCGGTGCTGCTGGGCAGCCTGATGCACCACTTCACCGACGCGGCCGTGCCCTGGGTCGACGCCCTGCTCACCGCCTTCAGCCTGGTGGCCAGCTTCTGGGCCACGCGCAAGTACCTGGCCAGCTGGGGCCTGTGGATCGTGCTGGATATCGCCTACGTCGGCCTGTTCCTCTACAAGGACCTGCAGCTCACCGCGGCGCTCTATGCCGGCTTCGTGATCCTCGCCGCCTACGGCCTGCACGCCTGGCGCAAGGACCTGGACGCCCAGGACCGCGCCCTGCCCCAGGCCGCCGGGGCCACCTCGTGA
- a CDS encoding HAD family hydrolase → MSPLDALLQRAEGLIFDCDGTLVDSLPLYASAWNAGFAACGKVMDPAWHAARCGLSEALLMDAFEHEHGVTLHREQVSARMRQHYLAHLDTHLREITPITAIARRFAGLKPMAVASSGSRAIVTRSLAALGLAPLFDAVVTLDDTGQAKPHPAIHLEAARRLGLPPQRCLVFEDSAQGIEAALRGGLPVVDVLPLIGSGYKGSTHFSDAPLAL, encoded by the coding sequence ATGAGCCCGCTCGACGCACTGCTGCAGCGCGCCGAAGGCTTGATCTTCGATTGCGACGGCACCCTGGTGGACAGCCTGCCGCTGTATGCCAGCGCCTGGAATGCCGGCTTCGCCGCGTGCGGCAAGGTCATGGACCCGGCCTGGCACGCCGCACGCTGCGGGCTCTCCGAAGCACTGCTGATGGACGCCTTCGAGCACGAACACGGCGTGACGCTGCACCGCGAACAGGTCTCGGCACGCATGCGCCAGCACTACCTGGCCCACCTGGACACGCACCTGCGGGAAATCACCCCGATCACCGCCATCGCCCGCCGCTTCGCCGGGCTCAAGCCCATGGCGGTGGCCTCCAGCGGCTCGCGGGCCATCGTCACCCGCTCCCTGGCCGCCCTGGGCCTGGCGCCGCTGTTCGACGCCGTCGTCACCCTCGACGATACCGGCCAGGCCAAGCCCCACCCGGCCATCCACCTGGAGGCGGCCCGCCGCCTCGGCCTGCCGCCACAACGCTGCCTGGTATTCGAAGACAGCGCCCAGGGCATCGAGGCCGCCCTGCGCGGCGGCCTGCCGGTGGTGGATGTGCTGCCGTTGATCGGCTCGGGCTACAAAGGATCGACGCACTTCTCAGACGCACCACTCGCCCTCTGA